One stretch of Chloroflexota bacterium DNA includes these proteins:
- a CDS encoding aminopeptidase P family N-terminal domain-containing protein: MDLAGLGDYQVEGFTLAERDRRWQTVRTLMAEAGIDVLIVPTEDDSRYLTQMAFDIGPAIVAPDGPVTALTSRGRVGSAAIAWTPDIRVVSRRWIAGIVERLEELEADRKIIGIVGLDPTVGEPDGRFNYQTLVTLREVFSHARWVGATGLMEEARFIKSPEEIHALERAAAVSDAALIAACAHLARGASDREIAARAVQAAIEAGGDLTTTIEVALRGWTDVGASSPIPIGRTAGEDSTLVVRAEGRYLGYRSRGVQMAAVAPPPPSWMDGATACADAWYRAFDRVRSDRTIREVQAAGEAASAGGIRTGVVIRGQGIGDDFPGPGSVRARDDPRLGRPLAPGACFSITARAQWRDRLGPHLVRWGDTVVVSAAGPRRLGSRDVRIFIGPRPTESQSC; encoded by the coding sequence ATGGACCTAGCGGGTTTGGGCGACTACCAGGTCGAGGGATTCACGCTCGCCGAGCGCGATCGTCGATGGCAGACGGTGCGCACGCTCATGGCGGAGGCTGGAATCGACGTGTTGATCGTTCCCACCGAAGACGATAGCCGATACCTGACACAGATGGCTTTCGACATTGGCCCGGCGATCGTCGCGCCGGATGGCCCGGTCACGGCGCTGACCAGTAGAGGTCGCGTGGGCAGCGCAGCAATCGCCTGGACGCCGGACATCCGGGTGGTGAGCCGACGATGGATCGCCGGCATCGTCGAACGCCTGGAAGAGCTCGAAGCCGACCGAAAGATCATCGGCATCGTCGGGCTCGATCCAACGGTGGGCGAACCCGATGGCCGATTCAATTACCAGACCCTCGTGACGCTCCGCGAGGTCTTTTCGCATGCCCGCTGGGTTGGCGCGACCGGCCTCATGGAGGAGGCGCGCTTCATCAAGAGCCCGGAGGAGATCCACGCCCTCGAGCGGGCCGCCGCCGTCTCCGATGCGGCCCTCATTGCCGCGTGCGCCCATCTCGCACGCGGCGCCTCGGATCGTGAGATCGCCGCGCGGGCGGTACAGGCGGCCATCGAAGCCGGCGGCGATCTCACGACGACGATCGAGGTAGCGCTCCGGGGCTGGACGGACGTCGGCGCGTCGTCGCCTATCCCGATCGGACGTACCGCCGGGGAGGACAGCACGCTCGTGGTCCGAGCGGAAGGCCGCTACCTTGGCTACCGCTCCCGAGGCGTTCAGATGGCAGCCGTCGCGCCGCCCCCACCGAGCTGGATGGACGGGGCGACCGCGTGCGCCGACGCGTGGTATCGCGCCTTCGACCGGGTACGCAGCGACCGGACGATTCGTGAGGTTCAGGCAGCAGGGGAGGCCGCGAGCGCGGGCGGGATTCGAACCGGCGTGGTCATTCGCGGCCAGGGGATCGGCGATGATTTCCCGGGCCCCGGTTCGGTTCGCGCCCGCGACGACCCGCGGCTCGGCCGCCCGCTGGCGCCGGGCGCCTGCTTTTCCATAACTGCCCGGGCGCAATGGCGAGACCGACTCGGGCCACATCTCGTCCGCTGGGGAGATACCGTCGTCGTATCTGCGGCAGGCCCTCGGCGGCTCGGCAGTCGAGACGTCCGAATTTTCATCGGGCCGAGGCCTACCGAATCTCAATCCTGCTAG
- a CDS encoding glycosyltransferase family 2 protein has translation MSGRATDAPHPSITACVIARNEAKNLREGLPGLRWADEVLVLVDAATTDESMAVATPLADRVEQAPFRSFSDFRNRALALASGTWVFFVDADERVSSALAAEIREATSGRGLSTNEPQPTGYWIPRHNVILGRLVRGGGWWPDYQLRLLRRGAATYDPARAVHETVLLNGPSDYLDEPLLHLNYTSIGQIIHKQRRYAELEAESLRTAGARPRVRALVAAPIREFWRRYVVLAGWTDGPIGLLLSVVLAYYAFKTVLIARR, from the coding sequence ATGAGCGGCCGAGCAACCGACGCGCCCCACCCGTCCATCACTGCGTGCGTCATCGCTCGCAACGAAGCGAAGAACCTTCGCGAGGGACTTCCGGGCCTCCGATGGGCAGACGAAGTGCTGGTCCTCGTCGACGCGGCCACGACGGACGAATCGATGGCGGTGGCTACCCCCCTCGCCGATCGAGTCGAACAGGCTCCGTTTCGCTCATTCTCCGACTTCCGAAACCGCGCGCTCGCGCTGGCCTCGGGGACCTGGGTCTTCTTCGTCGATGCGGACGAGCGCGTCTCGAGCGCGCTGGCCGCGGAGATCAGAGAGGCCACCTCTGGTCGCGGTTTGTCGACCAATGAGCCCCAGCCCACTGGCTACTGGATACCGAGACACAACGTCATTCTCGGCAGACTGGTCCGCGGCGGCGGGTGGTGGCCGGACTACCAGCTCCGCCTGCTGCGACGCGGCGCCGCGACGTACGACCCAGCCCGCGCTGTCCACGAGACGGTGCTGCTGAACGGCCCGTCCGACTACCTCGACGAGCCGCTCCTTCACCTCAACTACACCTCGATCGGACAAATCATCCACAAGCAGCGCCGTTACGCGGAGCTGGAGGCGGAATCGCTGCGGACCGCCGGCGCCCGCCCGCGTGTGCGCGCTCTCGTCGCGGCGCCGATCCGCGAGTTCTGGCGCCGGTACGTCGTGCTCGCCGGCTGGACCGACGGCCCGATCGGGCTTCTCCTCAGCGTTGTTCTCGCGTATTACGCCTTCAAGACGGTCCTGATCGCCCGACGGTAA
- a CDS encoding glycosyltransferase family 2 protein, producing MGMRINQHRADPLDSSISPLLPSPIVRDPSDPRVEERPTVSVIVVTYQSEGYVGRCLASIRAHAGMPVETLVVDNASTDATVAEARRFSLATSVITLPANRGFAAAVNVAAPRATGEFLLLLNPDAELLHGALPRLVALTRRCPTVAAAGPQFLFPDGSPQDSAFTYPTLLMTWLEFFPRPARLLRTRLNGRLASTDGRPIRVDHPLGACMLIRRAAWDDVGPLDEAFFLYCEEVDWCVRAKKRGWVVAHVPDAAVVHHGGRSAARARADSIVHLYASRARLHRKHRSPMFRAAARFITTLGLAHVRRQLRRDRTSATDADRDARIAGIERTLHQVR from the coding sequence ATGGGCATGCGTATCAATCAACATCGAGCAGATCCGCTGGATTCTAGCATCTCCCCCTTGCTACCATCGCCGATTGTGAGGGACCCTTCCGATCCGCGGGTCGAGGAGCGGCCGACCGTCTCAGTCATTGTCGTGACGTATCAATCCGAAGGTTACGTCGGTCGCTGCCTGGCCTCCATTCGCGCGCATGCGGGCATGCCCGTCGAGACGCTGGTGGTAGACAACGCGTCGACGGACGCGACCGTCGCGGAAGCGCGCCGCTTCTCTCTTGCCACAAGCGTCATTACCCTGCCCGCGAACCGCGGGTTCGCCGCGGCGGTCAACGTTGCCGCGCCCCGCGCCACGGGTGAATTCCTCCTGCTCCTCAACCCCGACGCGGAGCTCCTCCACGGCGCGCTGCCACGACTCGTCGCGCTGACGCGGCGCTGCCCAACGGTGGCGGCAGCCGGACCCCAGTTTCTTTTCCCGGACGGCTCGCCGCAGGATTCCGCTTTCACCTACCCAACCCTCCTCATGACGTGGCTCGAGTTCTTTCCCCGTCCGGCGCGCCTTCTGCGCACGCGCCTGAACGGGCGGCTCGCCTCGACTGACGGCCGCCCAATTCGGGTCGACCACCCGCTCGGCGCCTGCATGCTGATCCGACGCGCCGCATGGGACGATGTCGGGCCCCTCGATGAGGCGTTCTTCCTTTACTGCGAGGAGGTCGACTGGTGCGTCCGGGCGAAGAAGCGCGGATGGGTTGTCGCGCACGTTCCCGACGCGGCGGTCGTCCATCACGGCGGACGCAGCGCCGCGCGCGCTCGGGCGGACAGCATCGTCCATCTGTACGCCAGCCGCGCCCGGCTCCATCGCAAGCACCGTTCGCCGATGTTCCGGGCGGCCGCTCGGTTCATCACCACCCTGGGCCTCGCCCACGTGCGGCGCCAGCTGCGGCGCGACCGGACTTCGGCCACCGACGCAGACCGGGATGCGCGCATCGCTGGAATTGAGCGTACGCTCCACCAGGTGCGATGA
- a CDS encoding thioredoxin family protein translates to MAFISDKDRASIAKMFEENLGNPVRLILFTIPPSPLFIPGRPSCETCKDVQQLIEEIASLSDKLTLEIHNLEREREVAERYGITRVPALLVASGDEGRVRYFGAPAGYEFSTLIQDIQAVSKHQTALSQATRDALAAIDEPIHLQVFVTPT, encoded by the coding sequence ATGGCTTTCATCAGCGACAAAGATCGAGCGAGCATCGCGAAGATGTTCGAGGAGAACCTCGGCAATCCTGTGCGGCTGATCCTTTTCACCATCCCTCCGTCGCCGCTGTTTATCCCTGGACGTCCGTCGTGCGAAACCTGCAAGGATGTGCAGCAGCTCATCGAAGAGATCGCCAGCCTGTCGGACAAGCTGACGCTGGAGATTCACAATCTCGAGCGGGAGCGGGAAGTCGCCGAACGGTACGGCATAACGCGCGTGCCAGCGCTACTGGTCGCCTCGGGCGACGAAGGGCGCGTCCGCTACTTCGGAGCCCCCGCGGGCTACGAATTCTCGACGCTGATTCAGGACATCCAGGCCGTGTCGAAGCACCAGACCGCACTTTCCCAGGCGACACGCGACGCCCTGGCGGCCATCGACGAGCCGATCCACCTGCAGGTATTTGTCACACCCACCTGA
- a CDS encoding metallophosphoesterase family protein yields the protein MTIWAFVSDIHGNAKALRRADAWCADHRVERIACLGDVIGRGDPESCVEWVIDRADIAVVGNRDRDYLGRVRPELQAVVQSWPNEASAADFVVSHGDPRLHRTLNTRAIGDGFRRAVTAMEERGARLWFFGHTHHARVWRVDGAAVQQIAECRVELRLGALYVVNVGCVGLPLPGKGPPSIVRYDDVAGDVWLVGMGR from the coding sequence ATGACGATCTGGGCATTCGTGTCCGACATCCACGGGAACGCGAAGGCGCTGCGTCGCGCAGACGCGTGGTGTGCGGACCACCGCGTGGAACGGATCGCGTGTCTTGGCGACGTTATCGGCCGCGGTGACCCGGAGAGCTGCGTGGAATGGGTCATCGACCGCGCGGACATTGCCGTTGTTGGCAACCGCGACCGAGATTATCTGGGGCGCGTTCGGCCTGAGCTGCAGGCGGTGGTGCAGTCGTGGCCGAACGAGGCCAGCGCGGCCGACTTTGTCGTGTCTCACGGTGACCCGCGGCTCCACCGTACCCTCAACACGCGCGCGATCGGCGATGGGTTTCGTCGCGCGGTCACGGCCATGGAGGAGCGCGGCGCGCGCCTGTGGTTTTTCGGCCATACCCACCACGCACGCGTGTGGCGCGTCGACGGAGCAGCCGTTCAGCAGATTGCCGAATGCCGCGTCGAGCTGCGACTCGGCGCCCTGTACGTGGTGAACGTCGGCTGTGTAGGGCTCCCGCTTCCGGGAAAGGGACCGCCGTCGATCGTGCGCTACGACGACGTGGCCGGGGATGTCTGGCTCGTTGGGATGGGGCGGTGA
- a CDS encoding TatD family hydrolase, with translation MLIDTHAHLSAPEFVDDLPTVLASAQLAGVARIICVGYDVATSRRAIELAEADPRIFATVGVHPNSVAGERSDWQRTVEKLAQHERVVAIGETGLDYYRTFTPVAAQQAALRWHLDLASTMALPIVIHNRESDEDLTRSLLDWAHAQPLPRQRGVLHSFCGSRTMMQSCVDAGFAVSFSGMVTFQNKSLAFMADLVREAPAEALLVETDSPYLAPAPYRGQRNEPARVREVAERVAAIRSVPLAEIEEGTTRNARRIFARIGAAAIA, from the coding sequence ATGTTGATTGATACGCATGCCCATCTGAGCGCACCCGAGTTCGTTGACGACCTGCCGACGGTTCTTGCGAGCGCACAGTTGGCGGGCGTTGCGCGCATCATCTGCGTTGGCTATGACGTGGCGACGAGCCGTCGAGCGATCGAACTCGCCGAAGCCGACCCACGAATCTTCGCGACGGTGGGTGTACACCCAAACTCGGTGGCCGGCGAACGGTCTGACTGGCAGCGCACCGTCGAGAAGCTCGCTCAACACGAACGCGTCGTCGCCATCGGAGAAACGGGCTTGGATTACTACCGGACGTTCACACCTGTCGCGGCGCAGCAAGCGGCCCTGCGGTGGCACCTCGATCTGGCGTCGACGATGGCCCTCCCCATCGTAATCCACAACCGAGAATCCGACGAAGATTTGACGAGATCGCTCCTCGATTGGGCGCACGCGCAACCACTCCCGCGGCAACGGGGTGTTCTCCACTCCTTCTGCGGGAGTCGAACCATGATGCAATCCTGTGTCGACGCGGGATTCGCCGTCTCGTTTTCGGGAATGGTGACTTTCCAGAATAAGTCGCTGGCGTTCATGGCGGACCTGGTGCGCGAAGCCCCGGCTGAGGCGCTGCTGGTCGAGACCGATTCGCCCTACCTGGCGCCCGCGCCGTATCGCGGACAGCGAAACGAACCGGCTCGCGTCCGGGAAGTTGCGGAGCGGGTGGCCGCGATACGCTCTGTGCCCTTGGCCGAGATCGAGGAGGGAACGACGCGGAACGCGCGTCGCATCTTCGCCCGGATCGGTGCGGCCGCAATTGCATAG
- a CDS encoding cysteine desulfurase family protein, with protein sequence MKEPTSVYLDHAATTAVDTRVLEAMLPYFVERYGNPSGSYALARDSRRAIDRARDTCASLLGCRAAEVVFTSCGSESNNLAIKGVAFATRERGRHIITSAVEHHAVLHTCEYLERYFGYEITYVPVDGYGRVDPDAVGRAIRPDTVLVSVMLANNEIGTIEPIAEIAAVAHQSRVPVHTDAVQGAASLDLNVDRLGVDLLSLSAHKFQGPKGAGLLFIRRGTPILPQQQGGGQERGLRSGTENTAGIVGIATALELAQEGRVAYASHCQVLRDALIEGVRRNVDDVVVTGHPTERLANNASFAFRGADAEAILMALDAEGIAASAGSACTSGTLEVSHVLKAIDLDDELGGGSLRLTLGMENTMDDVNRVVSVLPGVIDRARAARRMSVG encoded by the coding sequence GTGAAGGAACCGACGTCTGTCTATCTCGACCACGCCGCGACGACGGCCGTGGACACCCGAGTGCTCGAGGCGATGCTGCCCTACTTCGTTGAGCGATATGGAAACCCCTCGGGCTCCTACGCCCTCGCTCGCGACTCCCGACGGGCCATCGACCGTGCGCGCGACACGTGCGCGTCGCTTCTGGGCTGTCGAGCCGCGGAAGTCGTGTTCACGAGCTGCGGCAGCGAGAGCAACAACCTGGCGATTAAGGGGGTCGCCTTCGCCACGCGCGAACGCGGCCGCCACATCATCACGTCGGCCGTGGAGCACCACGCCGTCCTCCACACGTGTGAATACCTCGAGCGATATTTCGGATACGAAATCACCTACGTCCCCGTCGACGGATACGGGCGCGTGGACCCGGACGCGGTTGGACGCGCCATTCGGCCGGACACCGTTCTGGTCTCCGTGATGCTAGCCAACAACGAAATCGGGACCATTGAGCCGATAGCCGAGATCGCGGCCGTGGCGCACCAGTCGAGGGTGCCCGTCCACACGGACGCCGTTCAGGGAGCTGCCAGTCTCGACTTGAACGTCGACCGGCTTGGTGTCGATCTCCTATCCCTCTCCGCGCACAAGTTCCAGGGACCCAAGGGCGCCGGGCTGCTGTTCATCCGTCGCGGCACACCGATCCTTCCCCAACAGCAGGGGGGAGGGCAGGAGCGGGGCCTGCGCTCGGGCACCGAGAACACGGCGGGCATCGTGGGGATCGCCACGGCGCTCGAGCTCGCGCAGGAAGGACGCGTCGCGTACGCCAGCCACTGTCAGGTGCTCCGCGACGCGCTCATCGAGGGTGTTCGGCGCAACGTCGACGACGTCGTGGTCACTGGCCACCCGACGGAAAGGCTTGCAAACAACGCGAGCTTCGCGTTCCGTGGCGCCGATGCGGAGGCGATCCTCATGGCGCTTGACGCCGAGGGGATCGCGGCATCCGCGGGAAGCGCGTGCACGTCCGGTACCCTTGAAGTGTCGCACGTCCTAAAGGCGATCGATCTGGACGACGAGCTGGGGGGCGGAAGTCTTCGGCTTACGCTCGGGATGGAGAACACGATGGACGATGTGAACCGCGTCGTGTCCGTGCTCCCTGGAGTGATCGATCGAGCCCGCGCCGCTCGCCGGATGTCGGTGGGCTGA
- a CDS encoding ArsA family ATPase — MATDPGNVREATAPLIAESMAAFLTRNPVKYVFFGGKGGVGKTAMAGALALWLAASGKRTMLCSTNPVHSLSSLLGQDVFGRPSLVEGSENLWAYEIDTKETIERSKTEIKEKIQWFLKFAEISTRADEFVESATMNPAFEESAMFENMIDLMFRDEYDAYVFDTAPTANARRLLGMSKVYTLWVDKMLRSREEARSLREMLSFTKKKEEDPLLEYLLGFRDRMAHARALLTDPAKTAFFFVTLPEALPIAVITRFIGWFEEFGIPVGGVVVNMLIDGASVSADAAEFVRNRVAMQNEHMETIAEKFGDSVRAVVPLFETEVRGIAMLGRLSQSLMAHD; from the coding sequence ATGGCGACTGACCCTGGGAATGTCCGCGAGGCGACGGCGCCGCTCATCGCGGAGTCGATGGCGGCATTTCTGACGCGCAATCCGGTGAAATACGTGTTCTTCGGTGGGAAAGGTGGCGTCGGGAAGACGGCGATGGCGGGCGCCCTCGCGCTCTGGCTCGCGGCGAGCGGCAAGCGGACGATGCTCTGCTCCACGAATCCCGTCCATTCTCTGTCCAGCCTCCTCGGCCAGGACGTCTTCGGTCGGCCCAGCCTGGTCGAGGGTTCGGAGAACCTCTGGGCGTATGAGATCGACACGAAGGAGACCATCGAACGTTCGAAGACGGAGATCAAAGAGAAGATCCAGTGGTTCCTGAAATTCGCGGAGATCTCGACGCGCGCGGATGAGTTCGTGGAGTCCGCCACGATGAACCCTGCCTTCGAAGAATCCGCAATGTTCGAAAACATGATCGACCTCATGTTTCGCGACGAATACGATGCCTATGTGTTCGATACGGCCCCGACCGCCAATGCACGGCGCCTACTGGGAATGTCGAAGGTCTATACGCTGTGGGTCGACAAGATGCTGCGTTCGCGTGAGGAGGCGCGCAGCCTCCGGGAGATGCTCTCGTTCACCAAGAAGAAGGAGGAGGACCCGCTCCTCGAGTATCTCCTCGGCTTTCGGGACAGGATGGCGCATGCGCGGGCCCTGTTGACCGACCCGGCGAAGACCGCGTTCTTCTTTGTGACGTTGCCCGAGGCCCTGCCCATCGCCGTCATTACGCGGTTCATCGGATGGTTCGAGGAATTCGGCATTCCAGTCGGCGGCGTGGTCGTCAACATGCTCATCGACGGCGCGTCCGTATCCGCTGACGCGGCGGAATTCGTGCGGAATCGCGTCGCGATGCAGAATGAGCACATGGAGACGATCGCCGAGAAGTTCGGGGACTCTGTTCGGGCAGTCGTTCCGTTGTTTGAGACTGAGGTGCGCGGGATCGCTATGCTCGGCCGACTCTCCCAGTCCCTGATGGCTCACGACTAG